In Parus major isolate Abel chromosome 1, Parus_major1.1, whole genome shotgun sequence, the following proteins share a genomic window:
- the PKNOX1 gene encoding homeobox protein PKNOX1 isoform X2, which translates to MPKGHPLFPLLALLFEKCEQSTQGSEGTTSASFDVDIENFVRKQEKEGKPFFCEDPETDNLMVKAIQVLRIHLLELEKVNELCKDFCSRYIACLKTKMNSETLLSGEPGSPYSPVQSQQIPSAIAGTLSPQGIMVPASALQQGNVTMATVAGGTVYQPVTVVTPQGQVVTQALSPGTIRIQNSQLQLQLNQDLGILHQDDGSSKNKRGVLPKHATNVMRSWLFQHIGHPYPTEDEKKQIAAQTNLTLLQVNNWFINARRRILQPMLDSSCSETPKTKKKTAQNRPVQRFWPDSIASGVAQQQSNELTMSDGAVVTITAPVNMNVDSLQSLSSDGATLAVQQVMMAGQSEDESVDSGEDDGGDLSTANISGLVLDNSDSLQ; encoded by the exons gcaCCCACTATTTCCCTTGTTAGCActattatttgaaaaatgtgaacAGTCTACACAAGGCTCAGAAGGCACAACTTCTGCCAGTTTTGATGTAGATATTGAAAACTTTGTAAGGaagcaagagaaagaaggaaaaccttttttctgtgaagatCCAGAAACTGATAATTTG ATGGTAAAAGCAATCCAAGTTCTGCGTATCCATCTGCTGGAGCTAGAAAAGGTTAATGAACTCTGCAAGGATTTCTGTAGTCGTTACATTGCCTGCCTGAAGACAAAAATGAATAGTGAAACTCTATTAAGTGGAGAGCCTGGAAGTCCTTACTCACCTGTGCAATCTCAG caaATTCCAAGTGCCATTGCAGGCACACTCAGTCCCCAAGGGATCATGGTGCCAGCATCAGCATTGCAGCAGGGAAATGTAACTATGGCAACAGTAGCAG gGGGGACAGTGTATCAGCCAGTCACTGTGGTCACTCCACAAGGACAAGTGGTGACACAGGCACTGTCACCTGGGACTATTCGGATCCAGAACTCTCAG CTCCAGTTGCAATTAAACCAAGATCTAGGCATCTTGCATCAAGATGATGGCTCATCAAAAAATAAGAGAGGAGTTCTTCCCAAGCACGCTACAAATGTGATGAGATCTTGGCTTTTTCAGCACATAGGG CATCCATATCCAACAGAGGATGAGAAGAAGCAGATTGCAGCACAAACAAATCTGACACTACTCCAGGTTAACAACTG GTTTATCAATGCTAGAAGGCGAATTCTTCAGCCAATGCTGGATTCCAGTTGTTCTGAAACtccaaaaacaaagaagaaaacagcccAGAACCGACCTGTCCAGAGGTTCTGGCCTGACTCCATTGCCTCAGGAGTTGCTCAGCAGCAATCGAATGAGCTCACGATGTCAGATG GTGCTGTCGTGACCATCACAGCTCCAGTCAACATGAATGTAGACAGTCTGCAGTCCTTGTCCTCCGATGGTGCTaccctggctgtgcagcaggtGATGATGGCAGGGCAGAGCGAGGATGAGTCTGTGGACAGCGGTGAAGATGATGGAGGAGACCTCTCAACAGCAAATATCAGTGGGCTGGTCTTGGATAACAGCGATTCTCTGCAGTAG
- the PKNOX1 gene encoding homeobox protein PKNOX1 isoform X3, translating to MVKAIQVLRIHLLELEKVNELCKDFCSRYIACLKTKMNSETLLSGEPGSPYSPVQSQQIPSAIAGTLSPQGIMVPASALQQGNVTMATVAGGTVYQPVTVVTPQGQVVTQALSPGTIRIQNSQLQLQLNQDLGILHQDDGSSKNKRGVLPKHATNVMRSWLFQHIGHPYPTEDEKKQIAAQTNLTLLQVNNWFINARRRILQPMLDSSCSETPKTKKKTAQNRPVQRFWPDSIASGVAQQQSNELTMSDGAVVTITAPVNMNVDSLQSLSSDGATLAVQQVMMAGQSEDESVDSGEDDGGDLSTANISGLVLDNSDSLQ from the exons ATGGTAAAAGCAATCCAAGTTCTGCGTATCCATCTGCTGGAGCTAGAAAAGGTTAATGAACTCTGCAAGGATTTCTGTAGTCGTTACATTGCCTGCCTGAAGACAAAAATGAATAGTGAAACTCTATTAAGTGGAGAGCCTGGAAGTCCTTACTCACCTGTGCAATCTCAG caaATTCCAAGTGCCATTGCAGGCACACTCAGTCCCCAAGGGATCATGGTGCCAGCATCAGCATTGCAGCAGGGAAATGTAACTATGGCAACAGTAGCAG gGGGGACAGTGTATCAGCCAGTCACTGTGGTCACTCCACAAGGACAAGTGGTGACACAGGCACTGTCACCTGGGACTATTCGGATCCAGAACTCTCAG CTCCAGTTGCAATTAAACCAAGATCTAGGCATCTTGCATCAAGATGATGGCTCATCAAAAAATAAGAGAGGAGTTCTTCCCAAGCACGCTACAAATGTGATGAGATCTTGGCTTTTTCAGCACATAGGG CATCCATATCCAACAGAGGATGAGAAGAAGCAGATTGCAGCACAAACAAATCTGACACTACTCCAGGTTAACAACTG GTTTATCAATGCTAGAAGGCGAATTCTTCAGCCAATGCTGGATTCCAGTTGTTCTGAAACtccaaaaacaaagaagaaaacagcccAGAACCGACCTGTCCAGAGGTTCTGGCCTGACTCCATTGCCTCAGGAGTTGCTCAGCAGCAATCGAATGAGCTCACGATGTCAGATG GTGCTGTCGTGACCATCACAGCTCCAGTCAACATGAATGTAGACAGTCTGCAGTCCTTGTCCTCCGATGGTGCTaccctggctgtgcagcaggtGATGATGGCAGGGCAGAGCGAGGATGAGTCTGTGGACAGCGGTGAAGATGATGGAGGAGACCTCTCAACAGCAAATATCAGTGGGCTGGTCTTGGATAACAGCGATTCTCTGCAGTAG
- the LOC107207914 gene encoding fibulin-2-like — MALPGALRLWLACLLLSSAAPKPTCDPSACGPCPEGDPEGTASPAAGGCCPPCPPPCPCPPYLHDDCDMQGFSSVPAGRSFYIDFGRKLCTCGPGGDIACTPLCPSPGPACLALGSPRADGCPQCVCYDQEEMAVPAGTVTIRGSQRCSCPEQGGELLCTSGSPR, encoded by the coding sequence ATGGCTCTCCCCGGCGCCCTTCGCCTGTGGCTCGCCTGTCTCCTGCTCAGCAGCGCGGCCCCCAAACCCACCTGTGACCCCAGTGCTTGCGGCCCGTGTCCCGAGGGGGACCCTGAGGGGACAGCCAGCCCcgctgctgggggctgctgcccGCCGTGCCCCCCGCCCTGCCCCTGCCCGCCCTACCTGCACGATGACTGCGACATGCAGGGCTTCTCCAGCGTCCCCGCCGGCCGCTCCTTCTACATCGACTTCGGCCGCAAGCTGTGCACCTGCGGGCCCGGCGGGGACATCGCCTGCACGCcgctctgccccagccccgggccCGCCTGCCTCGCCCTGGGCAGCCCGCGGGCCGACGGCTGTCCGCAGTGTGTGTGCTACGACCAGGAGGAGATGGCCGTGCCCGCCGGCACCGTCACCATCCGCGGCTCCCAGCGCTGCAGCTGCCCCGAGCAGGGCggagagctgctgtgcacaTCGGGCAGCCCCCGCTGA